The following DNA comes from Candidatus Zixiibacteriota bacterium.
CCTTAAAAAATATCCTTCCCTACGGGAAGGCTTTGAAGAAAGGAGGATCGTATATGAAGGTTAAGCCATTGGGTGACAGGGTCTTGATAAAGCCCTTGGAGGCAAAAGACGTCAAGAAGAGTGGAATTATCATCCCAGATACTGCCAAAGAAAAACCCCAGGAAGGGGAGGTAATTGAAGTGGGTACCGGTAGAGTGACTGAGGAGGGGAAACAGTTAGCAATGGAAGTAAAAAAAGGGGACAAGGTGTTGTACGGAAAATATTCCGGCACTGAAGTGACCATTGATGACGTGGAATACCTGATAATGAGAGAAAGCGATATCTTAGCGATAATCGGCTAAATTCTTAACTATTAAAATGAGAGAAAAAGGAGGTTCTGAATATGGCCAAGATTTTGGAATTTAATAGCACTGCCAGGGAAAAGCTAAAAAAGGGTGTGGATAAATTAGCTAATGCGGTCAAGGTTACCTTAGGTCCCAAAGGTAGAAACGTAGTCTTAGACAAGAAGTTCGGCTCGCCCACTGTGACCAAAGACGGAGTCACAGTTGCCAAGGAGATAGACTTAGAAGACCCGTTTGAGAATATGGGTGCCCAGATGGTAAAAGAGGTTGCCTCCAAGACCTCAGACGTGGCAGGAGATGGAACCACCACTGCTACGGTTTTAGCCCAGGCAATCTATCGAGAAGGTTTAAGAAACGTAACTGCCGGCGCCAACCCTATGGCTTTAAAAAGAGGGATAGAAAAAGCAGTTCAG
Coding sequences within:
- the groES gene encoding co-chaperone GroES: MKVKPLGDRVLIKPLEAKDVKKSGIIIPDTAKEKPQEGEVIEVGTGRVTEEGKQLAMEVKKGDKVLYGKYSGTEVTIDDVEYLIMRESDILAIIG